A genomic window from Plasmodium reichenowi strain SY57 chromosome 6, whole genome shotgun sequence includes:
- a CDS encoding MYND finger protein, putative, producing MVDDILKCIHNEFKYVLISCDINNEIKELTFKGSEEKFQNTLGSYFRRIIFDEKGKDELKESIKEKLKTNDKNDEDKEKVNTISPDIINNAIESSQTYQIIPLTIPNEKNDFLGINCYIDDIGRIKKLPYNSRASRICSTEIYGDAFLSKTYDNEDFKRCDFTISEYDEFLKNPPKSENRWDQAQAMQNLLKQMKGQNDTAVNDEAPTEKVNACEHCYKEQNLKRCGRCKKVYYCSVECQKSDYVFHKRICS from the exons atggtagatgatatattaaaatgtattcataatgaatttaaatatgttCTTATAAGTTGcgatataaataatgagaTAAAAGAATTAACCTTTAAAGGTAGTGAAGAGAAATTTCAGAATACATTAGGTTCCTATTTTAGGAGAATAATATTTGATGAAAAAGGAAAGGACGAATTAAAAGAAAGTAtcaaagaaaaattaaaaacaaatgataaaaatgatgaagataaaGAAAAGGTAAATACCATATCTCcagatattataaataatgcAATTGAATCATCTCAAACTTATCAAATAATACCTTTAACCATACctaatgaaaaaaatgactTTCTAGGAATTAACTGTTATATTGATGATATAGgaagaataaaaaaattaccTTATAATAGTAGAGCATCAAGAATATGTAGTACAGAAATTTATGGTGACGCATTCTTATCAAAGACATATGATAATGAAGATTTCAAAAGATGTGATTTTACAATAAGTGAATATGATGAATTCTTAAAGAATCCCCCCAAAAGCGAAAACAG aTGGGATCAAGCACAAGCCATGCAAAACTTACTAAAACAAATGAAAGGACAAAATGATACAGCAGTAAATGACGAAGCACCCACTGAAAAAGTTAACGCATGTGAACATTGTTATAAg GAACAAAACCTAAAAAGATGTGGAAGATGCAAAAAGGTCTACTACTGCTCAGTTGAATGTCAAAAGAGTGATTACGTATTTCATAAGAGAATATGCTcataa
- a CDS encoding ATP-dependent RNA helicase, putative → MSNNIDDLFDVFEENEIPEIISIKDEEQQEEKKIHIIKNDNEIITSTNNSKNEDEEEETQKHINKQNNNINNIDKDDVNKDNVGNHKNENLYKDINIENYKINVEYLIKNKKAEENIKKQIQEEIYSDIQNFDKTNKNVNKIRKLSIQENNNINNNHMNGKNININININNNMNEDNLTGEAYPIHDSSTQENNKIRNKLIVEETIIENSKTINNDDVLVLEEFGGDVNCIHKCVRPQSYVHNEIKEPLIPARTYKFELDTFQKKSIECLERNESVLVSAHTSAGKTVIAEYAIALGLRDKQRVIYTSPIKALSNQKYRDLGEEFKDVGLITGDISINPEASIIVMTTEILRSMLYRGSSLTKEVKWVIFDEIHYMRDRDRGVIWEETIILLPLMVRFIFLSATIPNGIQFAEWVSSIKSQACHIVYTDYRPTPLQHYIYPTSSESVFLICDENKDFKKDNFIKAVNVIKEKMNTSEENHHQQHINKYTKKMRKTTYDIEKIVQMCHSRNYTPLIIFAFSKKECEVNATAMHKIDLTSDTEKEVIKELYENAIRILADDDRSLPQVQFILPLLLRGIGIHHGGLLPIIKEIIEIMFQESLLKVLFSTETFSMGINMPAKTVVFTSLTKFDGLEKRLITSGEYIQMAGRAGRRGLDDRGIVIIMLDTPLHWREAHKLFVGEANRLVSQFHLGYNMILNLLRIEGITPEFMIERSFIQYQMKKNLSQKILAKKKVEEHIKQIFNHLTNIHLDENNNEITKDELLTKIMFNNYEQIKNNQNLGASSELKIKDTSSNNEVILNADKHKEIKEEFKEEYTNYSSYSTQHYNENVINKELINYSTIFSCISNFYTMKQKLIDVGETYRYILTMKKHITPYLSLGRLLYIIQEDLRWGWCICIEGQLIEHKKANDHQKNKHNSNNNNINNNNSGDHNDLKQAKSEQETLFVECLVPCNHNIKRKLTINDDDDDNINHNNNNNYSYGEDNINKTYYDDKEYQPASDRSKARWKVISFNIKCVYQLSAVVLSIDKPFDKKNEEQIENIKTKYNTMVTCLKGEKNIPVINPNQMGIKNETFISIVKNLKFHENIINKNKLLNNKNLNKYYQMYSKYVALQCEKNVLESNIEKCRFIVLKKELKNMLVLLESLNYIEVSYNLENLKNEKDIKTIENSITEHIKKERIMNIKNETSKNNHEEKNYVVTMKGQIASAILSVDELVISELFFSNFFSKYNYDYICAFLSCFVYDESTSKEITINDPILVEGYQQIIKTANHVATKMNECGMNINLKDYIDKFKSAIMPIALLWARGHSFVEILSDSQIYEGSIIRTLRRLDELIRQMICAFRGINNDSMCETLTLATNKLRRGIPFSPSLYL, encoded by the exons atgtcCAACAATATTGATGATTTATTTGATGTTtttgaagaaaatgaaataccagaaattatttcaataaaagatgaagaacaacaagaagaaaaaaaaatccatatcataaaaaatgaCAACGAAATTATAACTTCAACTAATAATAGTAAAAATGAAGACGAAGAAGAAGAAACAcaaaaacatataaataaacaaaacaacaatattaacaatatagataaagatgatgtaaataaagataatgTAGGAAATCATAAAAACGAAAATCtttataaagatataaatattgaaaattataaaattaatgtagaatatttaattaagaataaaaaagccgaagaaaatataaaaaaacaaatacaagaagaaatatatagtgatatacaaaattttgataaaacaaataaaaatgtaaacaAAATAAGGAAATTATCCATtcaagaaaataataatataaataataatcatatgaacggaaaaaatattaatattaatattaatattaataataatatgaatgaagATAATCTAACGGGGGAAGCATACCCAATCCATGATAGTAGTACtcaagaaaataataaaataagaaataaattaattgTAGAAGAAACGATAATTGAAAATAGTAAGactataaataatgatgatgtTCTAGTATTAGAAGAATTTGGAGGGGATGTTAATTGTATTCATAAATGTGTTAGACCTCAAAGTTATGTACACAATGAAATTAAAGAACCTTTAATTCCAGCTAGGACATATAAATTTGAATTAGATacttttcaaaaaaaatctATAGAATGTCTAGAAAGAAATGAAAGTGTATTAGTATCAGCTCATACTTCAGCAGGAAAAACCGTAATAGCAGAATATGCCATTGCTTTAGGACTTCGAGATAAACAAAGAGTTATTTATACTAGTCCAATTAAAGCCTTAAGTaatcaaaaatatagaGATTTAGGTGAAGAATTTAAAGATGTAGGGCTAATAACAGGAGATATCTCTATTAACCCTGAAGCCTCAATTATTGTTATGACAACCGAAATTTTAAGATCAATGTTATATCGTGGTTCCTCTTTAACAAAAGAAGTGAAATGGGTTATATTTGATGAAATACATTATATGAGAGATAGAGATAGAGGTGTTATCTGGGAAGAGACTATTATTCTTTTACCTTTAATGGTTAgattcatttttttaagtgCAACCATACCTAACGGTATTCAATTTGCTGAATGGGTGAGTAGCATTAAAAGTCAAGCTTGTCATATTGTGTATACAGACTATCGACCTACACCTTTAcaacattatatatatccaaCATCTAGTGAAAGtgtatttttaatatgtgatgaaaataaagattttaaaaaagataattttataaaggCTGTGAATGtaattaaagaaaaaatgaacacATCAGAAGAGAATCATCACCAacaacatataaataaatatacaaaaaaaatgagaaaaaCAACATAtgatatagaaaaaattgTTCAAATGTGTCATTCTAGAAATTATACTCctttaattatttttgcATTTTCTAAAAAAGAATGTGAAGTTAATGCGACAGCTATGCATAAAATAGATTTAACCAGTGATACAGAAAAAGAAgttataaaagaattatatgaaaatgcTATACGCATATTAGCAGATGATGATAGATCCCTTCCACAAGTTCAATTTATTTTACCTTTACTTTTAAGAGGTATAGGTATACATCATGGTGGGTTATTACCTATAATTAAAGAAATCATAGAAATTATGTTTCAAGaatcattattaaaagtGTTATTTAGTACTGAAACATTTTCTATGGGTATTAATATGCCAGCAAAAACAGTTGTATTTACATCATTAACAAAATTTGATGGATTAGAAAAAAGATTAATAACATCAGGAGAATATATTCAAATGGCAGGAAGAGCAGGAAGAAGAGGATTAGATGATAGAGgtattgttattattatgttagATACACCTTTACATTGGAGAGAAGCTCATAAATTATTTGTTGGAGAAGCTAATAGATTAGTTAGTCAATTTCATCTAGGTTATAATATGATCTTAAATTTATTACGAATTGAAGGCATTACTCCTGAATTCATGATTGAAAGATCGTTTATACAATatcaaatgaaaaaaaacCTTTCTCAAAAAATACTAgccaaaaaaaaagtagaagaacatattaaacaaatttttaatcatttaacaaatattcatttagacgaaaataataatgaaattaCTAAAGATGAATTACTtacaaaaattatgtttaataattatgagcaaattaaaaataatcaaaacTTAGGTGCTTCATCAGAATTGAAAATTAAAGATACCTCTTCGAATAATGAAGTTATCTTAAATGCAGATAAACAcaaagaaataaaagaagaatttAAAGAAGAATATACAAACTATTCATCATACAGCACACAACATTATAATGAAAACGttattaataaagaattaataaattatagCACGATCTTTTCTTGTATATCTAATTTTTACACAATgaaacaaaaattaatagATGTAGGAGAAACCTATCGATACATATTAACAATGAAAAAACATATAACCCCATATTTATCTCTAGGTAGActattgtatataattcaGGAGGATTTACGTTGGGGCTGGTGCATATGTATAGAAGGTCAACTTATTGAACATAAGAAAGCAAATGACcatcaaaaaaataaacacaacagcaacaataataatattaataacaacaatTCTGGTGATCATAATGATTTAAAACAAGCTAAGAGCGAACAAGAAACATTATTTGTTGAATGTCTTGTGCCTTgtaatcataatataaaaagaaaactaaccataaatgatgatgacgatgataatataaatcataataataataataattattcttatggtgaagataatataaataaaacatattatgatgataaagAATACCAACCAGCAAGTGATAGATCAAAAGCCAGATGGAAAGTTATATcctttaatattaaatgtgTTTATCAATTATCTGCTGTTGTCCTAAGTATAGATAAACCATTTGATAAAAAGAATGAAGAACaaattgaaaatattaaaacCAAATATAATACTATGGTAACTTGCTTAAaaggagaaaaaaatattccaGTTATAAATCCTAATCAAATgggaataaaaaatgaaacttttatttctattgtaaaaaatttaaaatttcatgaaaatattataaataaaaataaactattaaataataaaaacttGAACAAATATTACCAAATGTATAGTAAATATGTAGCTCTACAAtgtgaaaaaaatgtattagaaagtaatatagaaaaatgTAGATTTATAGTTCTCAAAAAAGAACTGAAAAATATGCTAGTACTTTTAGAAAGCTTAAATTATATTGAAgtatcatataatttagaaaatcttaaaaatgaaaaagatataaaaactATTGAAAATTCAATAACagaacatataaaaaaggaacgaattatgaatattaaaaatgaaacatccaaaaataatcatgaagaaaaaaattatgttgTTACTATGAAAGGACAAATAGCAAGTGCAATTTTAAGTGTAGATGAATTAGTAATATcagaattatttttttcaaatttttttagtaaatataattatgattatatatgtgcatTCTTATCATGTTTTGTATATGATGAATCCACAAGTAAAGAAATTACAATTAATGATCCAATATTAGTAGAAGGATATCAGcaaattattaaaacaGCAAATCATGTAGCAACGAAAATGAATGAGTGTGGAATGAACATAAATCTAAAGGATTATATCGACAAATTTAAATCAGCAATTATGCCCATAGCTTTATTATGGGCACGTGGACACTCATTTGTTGAAATATTGTCAGATTCGCAAATATATGAAGGGTCTATAATAAGAACCCTAAG acGATTAGATGAACTTATAAGGCAAATGATTTGTGCATTTAGAggtattaataatgatagCATGTGTGAAACATTAACATTAGCTACTAATAAATTAAGACGTGGTATACCTTTTTCCCcatctttatatttataa
- a CDS encoding hypothetical protein (conserved Plasmodium protein, unknown function), giving the protein MSVGVPVTKSFNKLKKYPYEINKFDRRETSEYFYLPVDCPRMKKCDDAYCPLAHTKLEKIFHPIVYKTQACQMAKDGACDYFQKCAFYHDSNDKNEAHINWTIWEKKWDKWRNNIDHILTQHNKNDKEIRRKVESILKIRMPHFNYGSNKNNVFLNKNVPTFHTTWQNLSSSTNGNNNMNTNIINNMNNTLSNINNNNNNNNNNKMHNLNNMLCSSLNSSSVPCSTSLFNNTWNKSLSNTKKNIKGMEENKNKNSSCWVNELNDINNMNPDKCSNMNNTFVNKNNMYYDETLGYNSNMIDCGMNFDILDNNAYKVVEFCFTDYENNKNKNNWKDGNENFNNSSMTSYFSNNGNILENEKSNIYHSNNNNNNNNNDNNQTSSHFDESLNYNKTCEYLPNLLTSEEVNDNNNKCKKFNTLPTSFKDNIAGNIMNNSNNSCDMLNSKYVLNNSNNTSIFDNYTNLSTLFDMNDSKINNLTNFSNCNTLEHLSFDELNKSNNNNDDFFISNEKSEDGKNLKFSQFLSSNSSNGVRYGANNNDLSIVNMCGLDTNDNNKNEDNPLDNNNKNNNNKNNNDDNIHNINNNNNNNFLNKEESKETKTEGTNSNNIQSNENNTKPGNNKNSKKNKNKKNPLNNIRNNSINRNLKGVNFSEVVSLNNNEIKSEVQEKKKNNKKENKNNKNNCKEKDQEENKISNEKHINKKEKNKNAGEDDEEDVTITDINVLEKEKSKNQKIKNNENQHNKKNNIGQNNINNNNNKNGGRNSKKCGEIINNQQTVAGNNKKSEIKNGEKNEKSNNHNNDNLFNNKNNCSYTQMNKKFTDVNVIENNHISDVNHAKSSISVPSKNNENNMNKEKDNKKKNNNNNNNNNNNNNTNNNNNSNNNNNNNNNNNNNNNNNILNNNNILNNISNKENKVITNQKNNGLVGNMSGTINSTNHTNNNERGNKKYMNNYHVNSHVHNKENKNNINNRINVISNNNNNINNIEEDSKNNSNDILTNLNDTNIHQLLINHVQLDDKDNMKNNKKDDNNIAFNILTNKENKCNNNYNNIGRAITTAFGTSSFINNSNIGTENKNFVNDIIGDMHEKGRDNNSVFLETNNYNNLNKLIMQENENMFNKNIRGNVKNILDYITMENKNMNNNNNNNNNNNNNNNNNNNNNSNISDDNALFSNNNYMNKHENLYTNNMINGNKIVDFDNMRNMNSNYNKKNDCMFLFKDNFSISGLGNVNLCNEKNIINESLNNIFKGDNINNNMSLGINSPCLTKEDFFNYTGNNNVVENKSKEYNISDNGINDSCDYTNNLLNIFLSCNSINENFDDANEYNNKINGFKGENHYSYNNVGKNISTDINESYNNSENHFNLFGNYNFFGNNCIHCKSYKNEIKNLTLQIKLMKEEILKYKQLIMSSGINEKFEKNFNSSNFSWNSTKNFNDTYEHKNYVSSIEAND; this is encoded by the coding sequence atgagTGTAGGAGTTCCTGTAACCAAGTCgtttaataaattaaaaaaatacccatatgaaattaataaattcgATAGAAGAGAAACCAGTGAATACTTCTACTTACCTGTTGATTGTCCACGTATGAAAAAATGTGACGATGCTTATTGTCCTTTAGCGCACACAAAATTGGAAAAGATATTTCATCCTATTGTGTATAAGACGCAAGCTTGTCAGATGGCAAAAGATGGTGCTTGTGATTATTTTCAGAAGTGTGCATTTTATCACGATTCGAATGATAAGAATGAAGCTCATATAAATTGGACCATATGGGAAAAGAAGTGGGACAAATGGAGAAATAACATTGACCATATTTTAACACAACATAATAAGAATGATAAGGAGATAAGAAGAAAGGTTGAAAGTATTTTAAAGATACGAATGCCACATTTTAATTATGGTtctaataaaaataatgtgtttttaaataaaaatgttcCAACTTTTCATACCACCTGGCAAAACTTGTCTAGTTCGACTAatggaaataataatatgaatactaatattatcaataatatgaacaatacTTTAAGCaacattaataataataataataataataataataacaaaatgcataatttaaataacaTGTTATGTTCGTCTTTAAACTCTTCAAGCGTTCCTTGTTCTACTAGTTTGTTTAATAACACGTGGAATAAATCTTTATCGAataccaaaaaaaatataaaggGTATGGAagagaataaaaataaaaatagttCCTGTTGGGTAAACgaattaaatgatataaataacatGAACCCTGACAAATGTTCAAATATGAACAACACATTTgtaaataagaataatatgtattatgATGAAACTCTTGGCtataatagtaatatgATAGATTGTGGGATGAATTTTGATATTCTTGATAATAATGCATATAAGGTTGTGGAATTTTGTTTTACTgattatgaaaataataagaacaAGAATAATTGGAAGGATGGtaatgaaaattttaataattcttctATGACTTCTTATTTTTCTAATAATGGAAATATACTAGAAAATGAGAAgtcaaatatatatcattcgaacaataataataataacaataataatgataataatcAGACAAGTTCTCATTTTGATGAAtctttaaattataataaaacgTGCGAATATTTACCAAACCTTTTAACGTCTGAAGAAGTAAATGACAACAATAATAAGTGTAAAAAGTTTAATACATTGCCAACATCATTTAAAGATAACATTGCTggaaatattatgaataattcAAATAACAGCTGTGATATGTTAAATTCTAAGTatgtattaaataattctaATAATACTTCAATATTTGATAATTATACTAATTTATCTACCCTTTTCGATATGAATGATagtaaaataaataactTAACGAATTTTTCTAATTGTAATACATTAGAGCATTTAAGTTTTgatgaattaaataaatcgaacaataataacgatgatttttttatatctaaTGAAAAGTCTGAAGATGGTAAGAATTTGAAATTCTCACAATTTTTATCCTCTAATTCGAGTAATGGGGTTAGGTATGGTgcaaataataatgaccTGAGCATTGTTAATATGTGTGGCCTTGATAcgaatgataataataagaatgaAGATAACCCACtggataataataataagaataataataataagaataataatgacgataatattcataatattaataataataataataataattttttaaataaagaagagTCCAAAGAAACCAAAACTGAAGGCACAAATTCAAACAATATTCAATctaatgaaaataatacaaaacCTGGAAATAATAAGAACTCAAAGAAAAACAAGAATAAGAAGAATCCCTTAAATAATATTCGAAATAATTCAATTAATAGAAATTTAAAGGGGGTCAATTTTAGTGAGGTTGTTAGtttgaataataatgaaataaaaagtgAAGTTCAagaaaagaagaaaaataataagaaagaaaacaaaaataataagaataattgTAAGGAAAAAGATCAAgaggaaaataaaatttcaaatgagaaacatataaataagaaggaaaaaaataaaaatgcAGGGGAGGATGATGAAGAGGATGTAACCATTACGGATATTAATGTATTAGAGAAGGAAAAAAGTAAAAACcagaaaattaaaaataatgaaaatcaacataataagaagaataatattggtcaaaataatattaataataataataataaaaatggagGTAGAAATTCTAAAAAGTGTGGAGAAATCATAAATAATCAACAAACTGTTGCaggaaataataaaaagagtGAGATCAAAAATGGggaaaaaaatgaaaaaagtaataatcataataatgataatttatttaataataagaataacTGTTCGTACACacaaatgaataaaaaatttacagATGTTAATGTAATAGAAAACAACCACATTAGTGATGTTAACCATGCAAAGAGTAGTATATCTGTTCCAAGTAagaataatgaaaataatatgaacaaagaaaaagataacaaaaagaaaaacaacaacaataataataacaacaataataataataacaccaacaataataataacagcaataataataataacaataataataataataacaacaacaataataataatattttaaataataataatatattaaataatattagcAATAAAGAGAATAAAGTTATAACCAATCAAAAGAATAATGGTTTAGTAGGTAATATGAGTGGAACCATTAATAGCACAAATCatactaataataatgaaagagggaacaaaaaatatatgaataattacCACGTTAATAGCCATGTACACAATAAAGAGAACAAGAACAACATTAATAATAGAATTAATGTaatatcaaataataataacaatataaataatattgaagaagatagtaaaaataattcgAATGATATACTTACAAATTTGAATGATACAAATATTCACCAGTTGCTTATAAACCATGTACAATTGGATGATAAggataatatgaaaaataataaaaaggatgataataatatagcatttaatattttaacaaacaaagaaaataaatgtaataataattataataatattggAAGAGCAATTACTACAGCCTTTGGAACATCatcttttataaataatagtaatattggtacagaaaataaaaattttgtaaatgatataattgGAGATATGCATGAGAAAGGTAGAGATAATAATAGTGTATTTCTGGaaacaaataattataacaatttaaataaattgaTTATGCAAGAGAATgaaaatatgtttaataagaatataagaggtaatgtaaaaaatatattggATTACATTACAATGGAAAACAAGAATATGaataacaacaacaataataataacaataataataataataataataataataataataataatagtaacaTTAGTGATGATAATGCCCTTTTTAGCAATAATAACTATATGAATAAACATGAAAACCTATATACTAACAATATGATTAATGGAAACAAAATAGTTGATTTTGATAACATGAGAAATATGAACagtaattataataaaaaaaatgactgtatgtttttatttaaagatAATTTTAGTATATCAGGTTTGGGAAATGTAAATCTATGTaatgagaaaaatataataaatgaaagtttgaataatatttttaaaggtgataatattaataataatatgtcTTTAGGTATTAATAGTCCGTGTTTAACTAAAGAGgatttttttaattacacaggaaataataatgtggTTGAAAATAAGTctaaagaatataatataagtGATAATGGTATAAATGATTCGTGTGATTATACAAATAAccttttaaatatatttttatcttgTAATAGtattaatgaaaattttGATGATGCAAATGagtataataataagattAATGGATTTAAAGGGGAAAAtcattattcatataataatgtagggaaaaatatttcgacagatataaatgaatcttataataattcagAGAACCATTTTAACTTGTTTggtaattataatttttttggGAATAACTGCATACATTGTAAaagttataaaaatgaaataaaaaatttaacaCTTCAAATAAAGCTTAtgaaagaagaaatattaaaatataaacaattaATAATGTCATCAGgaataaatgaaaaatttgAGAAAAATTTCAATAGTTCGAATTTTAGTTGGAACAGTActaaaaattttaatgatACATATGAACACAAAAATTATGTTTCATCTATTGAGGCAAACgattga
- a CDS encoding hypothetical protein (conserved Plasmodium protein, unknown function), producing MTDHLLDFNMYGSQLHNLLHNAFSTCLEESERTCKRTYVVAILLAFLVLHALLYMKYKKNFKLSGLFKKSKKRTKMSKHYEDDDDEDDYQPPRHSSLPNERKTSLPSRQPARSHSSSSSVFASANAEN from the exons ATGACGGACCATTTATTGgattttaatatgtatgGATCCCAATTACACAATTTGTTACATAATGCATTTTCAACATGCTTAGAAGAATCAGAAAGAACCTGCAAGCGTACGTATGTGGTTGCTATCCTTTTAGCTTTTCTCGTTTTACACGCTCTTCTTTAcatgaaatataaaaaaaactttaaattg AGTGgtttatttaaaaaatccAAGAAGAGAACCAAAATGTCAAAACACTATGAAGATGATGACGACGAGGACGATTATCAACCTCCTCGTCACTCATCTTTACCAAATGAACGTAAAACTTCCTTACCATCTCGTCAACCAGCCCGTTCCCATTCATCAAGTTCATCAGTTTTTGCTTCAGCTAATGcagaaaattaa